The Manis javanica isolate MJ-LG chromosome 6, MJ_LKY, whole genome shotgun sequence genome contains a region encoding:
- the LOC140850152 gene encoding olfactory receptor 4P4-like produces MGHENITEFILLGLSRDEDVEVACFVLFSLCYIAILSGNLLILFTVRGSRLSEQPMYFFLSCLSFMDVCFTSTVAPKLITDSLAQRKTISYNSCMAQMFYAHFFGAAEIFILVAMAYDRYAAICRPLRYTAIMSRWVCYALVVASILAAFIHSILHVLVITVLPFCGPNQIDHYFCDIFPLLKLACTDTSLLVIAIIATTGVLSILTFVALVISYVIILSTLRTRSSEGRHKALSTCGSHVTVVFMFFLPLIFTYVPMADSVSNDKVFSLFYTMIAPMFNPLIYTLRNTDMKNAMRRVWCQHRLFEGK; encoded by the coding sequence ATGGGACATGAGAACATCACAGAATTTATCCTCCTGGGACTCTCTAGAGATGAGGACGTGGAGGTTGCCTGCTTTGTGCTTTTCTCACTTTGCTATATTGCAATTCTCTCAGGAAACCTGCTCATTCTTTTCACCGTCAGGGGCAGCCGTCTCAGTGAGCagcccatgtactttttcctcagcTGCCTGTCCTTCATGGATGTCTGTTTCACCTCCACAGTGGCCCCCAAACTGATCACAGACTCGCTGGCTCAGAGGAAGACCATCTCCTACAACAGCTGCATGGCCCAGATGTTTTATGCCCACTTTTTTGGTGCTGCGGAGATCTTCATCTTGGTGGCCATGGCCTACGACCGCTATGCAGCCATCTGTAGACCCCTCCGCTATACAGCCATCATGAGCAGATGGGTGTGCTATGCCCTTGTGGTGGCCTCCATTCTCGCGGCATTTATCCACTCAATCCTGCACGTATTGGTCATCACGGTGCTGCCCTTCTGTGGCCCCAATCAGATAGACCACTATTTCTGTGACATATTCCCCTTGCTGAAGCTGGCCTGCACCGACACTAGCCTTCTGGTTATTGCGATCATCGCCACAACGGGGGTGCTGTCCATTTTGACTTTTGTTGCCTTGGTAATTTCCTACGTCATCATCCTGTCCACCCTGAGGACTCGCTCGTCCGAGGGCCGCCACAAAGCCCTCTCTACCTGCGGGTCTCACGTCACTGTCGTGTTCATGTTCTTCCTGCCCCTCATCTTCACCTATGTTCCCATGGCTGATTCTGTCAGTAATGACAAGGTGTTTTCCCTATTTTACACCATGATTGCCCCCATGTTCAACCCTCTCATCTACACACTGAGAAACACAGACATGAAGAATGCCATGAGGAGAGTGTGGTGCCAACACAGACTGTTTGAAGGGAAATGA